A stretch of Onychomys torridus chromosome 2, mOncTor1.1, whole genome shotgun sequence DNA encodes these proteins:
- the Enho gene encoding adropin, with the protein MGAAISQGALIAIVCNGLVGFLLLLLWAILCWACHSRSTDVDSLSESSPNSSPGPCPEKAPPPQKPSHEGSYLLQP; encoded by the coding sequence ATGGGGGCAGCCATCTCCCAGGGGGCCCTCATCGCCATCGTCTGCAACGGCCTTGTTGgcttcttgctgctgctgctttgggcCATTCTCTGCTGGGCCTGCCACTCCCGTTCCACTGACGTCGATTCTCTCTCAGAATCCAGTCCCAACTCCAGCCCTGGCCCCTGTCCTGAGAAGGCACCACCCCCCCAGAAGCCGAGCCATGAAGGCAGCTACCTGCTGCAGCCCTGA